The region AAATCCCAGGAAAACCGCGTTTTCCAGAAACCGCCCGTAATTCTCGCTGAATGAAAAAGAGACCACATTGATAAAGCCATTGTCTATGGCATAAACTTTTTTGGGATAATTTTCTTGCTTTTTCAAAGAAAACTGATAATTTGATAATTCAAAAAGCAGAAAAGATTTCTCAAAAAAACCGATATATTCCTTGATTGTCTTGTCATTCATTTTCAAAAATCCCGCCAGCGAATTATAACTATACGGCTGGCCGATATTGGAAAATAAATAA is a window of Patescibacteria group bacterium DNA encoding:
- a CDS encoding DUF4143 domain-containing protein, encoding YLFSNIGQPYSYNSLAGFLKMNDKTIKEYIGFFEKSFLLFELSNYQFSLKKQENYPKKVYAIDNGFINVVSFSFSENYGRFLENAVFLGFLEAGKEVYYHLGKYECDFVVKDGRKITEAAQVAKILDNNNEKREFAGLLEAMEKFNLKEGIIITEAQEDERKIKGKKIKIIPAWKWFLSK